The following is a genomic window from Numenius arquata chromosome 12, bNumArq3.hap1.1, whole genome shotgun sequence.
CCTCTACCTGagcaactgaaagaaaaaggttttacaTCCAGTCATATCCAACTGGACACTGCAGCAGCTGACCAGCATTTTAATCATGGTACATAGCATTTTGCATTGGAGAATAATGCTTCTCAAGAGAGTTTCAGTAGTTAGCCCACTTTATTCAAATGAGTTACAGTGcaataataatcataatttttATAAGCAATCAATTAGAAGCTTTACTTGTCCACCATAATCATGAAGTTGTTGAAGCTAGTCATACACTTACCACTCAATATTTGgcaaacactaaaaaaagaagCTGCCTCTGAGAAAGGGCAAGTTTGTTCGTAAAAGGCATTAGAGTTAACCAGGTTTTCAACCTccaagttttgtttctttggtgaGAAATAATGGGGAGTTTGCCACAACATAGGAGGGTAAGTATaaatttaaataagcttttaCAGTGGAATGTAGAAGTCAAGCAGCATGGCTTAGACTTCCAGGAACTGAAGCCTTAGCATACTAGTGCATTATGCTGAATAtaattgttctttaaaatatattacttcATATTTAGCTAAATGTTACTTCTATTCAATAGAAAGGTTGTGGCTATTGGACAGAACAGGTATTTTGTGCAGCTGtagtgaattttaaaaatgtagtaatATGATAACCATAACTGAAGGTTAAAATAGAAAGATAACTGATGATACTTTTGATCCTGCACCAAGCATTATGCAATACACAACTTTCTAGCCACCTGCATGTTAATATCAACATAAACAGTAACATAAACAGTAACTAAAGCAACAGGTGAACATTTCGGCTTTCAGCAAAAAGCTCCCCACTTTTGTAAGCTCAGACAGGTGCAGCAATTTAACTGAAGTCCCTATTAGTAAGGACAAGGGGAGCCACTAGGGTCCAAAAATAGAGAAGGAGACAAAGCCAGCTGGAGGTTATCTTCATCCACACAGCTGGCCAGGTGCTTGTCATTGTCTTAAAATCTGCATCAGGGCTAAGAAGTAAAGAAGTCAATTAATAGACACAGAAGGCACAGTCCACTGTTCCTTGCTACCTCTCATATGAATCTGTCTCAATCATTTGGGACACTGCAGCACAAAAGCCTTTGCAGGAAGATGGTAAGAAAACTTAGCCAGCAGTAGACTCCTGAGGgctgctgctctgtgactgcattTGCTAATTTATACAATATGGCAGTCCTGGGGAAAACAGTCATAAgcttcagcagcagaggaaatgttCAAGTGCTCTGAACAGATCTAGGAAGTGATATTTCTGTTCAAGTGGCATGTCTGGCTGTCCCTGCATATCTTTCCCAGGGCAAAGAGCCAGTAACATTAGGCTGGCCTCTGACAAACTTCACAGGACACCACCTTAAACCAATTTCATACATATCCTTCCTGCTGCTTGCCTATCCAAAGGATAGCCCTTTCTGCCCTTACAGCTGGGAAGCAGTCCACTGAGACTACAGCTGCTGATTTTACCTTTCTACATCTTAATTCAGCCACACAAAATTGAGAAGGCACAACTCTAATGCAACTGGCACAAGGAGAGCACCTTAACCAGCTTGGCAGGAGTCTCCTGTCCACCTGGAAACATGGGCTGGAACATACAGCCCATCACTTTCTGTCTCACTCTTACCTGTACCAGTTTGTGAGTGTCATCATGATGTAAAGAGAGGCGAGACAGAGCATGAAGTGAAAGAACGTGTAGTTGTACTGAACACCATCCTTCTCATTATCTGTGACACGGCGcacttcttcctctgcagccCCGCTGCCTGTTCCCACAGTCTCCTCCAGGAAGGCACTGTCGCTCCCAGACAGCGTCAGCTTGTTCACCTGGCTGTTACTTGAAGAGCGAATGCTGAAGTGTAACCAAAAGATAGACATGGTTAAAAACTCCTTTTTCAGTTAGCTATGTTTGCTAATAAAGCAAGCACCAGCCCACAATGCATGTCTGGGACTAGCAAATACCAATTTTTAAAATCCATCTGGAAACATGAGGAAGCTCCTCAGAGAGATCTGTTTTCATCTGAGCTTTTGTTAAACTAATTAAACAGTGTTCTTAGTCCAAGTCTGGTAACACATTTTGTTCTGTTATCTGAATTGGGCTAATAAAGCCTATCGTCATCCACAAAACAGAACACGGTTTTATTAGCAGTATTTAGGCTTGGGCTGAGACAGCAGCTGGATATGAATAAATGCAGGTATATTTTTCACTAGACCcagactcaaaagaaaaaaaaaaaaggctgataaaTCCCAGTTGTTTATCATTTGATAGCAGTATAGATCCTACCTGGAATACAAGAGGCAAAGGACAAAGATAATCAACCCAACAACACTCTGGGCATCCCACCACTGTAGGGACTTGGGCGGAGCTGGAGTAGCAGGTACCACAGTGGCATTTGCCGGAGCAACTGTGGGTGCAGCAATCTGGATAATGATGTTCAGCAAACTTGGGTTACAGCTTCGTTCTGAAAGAGATTTCAAGGCATATTAAAGAGAGATGAGCTTTTACAGCATTTAGCTAAGAGAAGTTGACAGTAAGCTTGCAGTTTTTCATTCCCTCTAACTGCTGATCTCTTTGATTCCCAGAGGCAGCAATGGCatggaatatttttccttcctgtgaggCAAGGgtgtaataattaaataaaatcagaatgccCTGACACTGTTTTCTCCCCTCCCCGCACAAATACCCCAGATTAGTTCTGGAAAGAGGCAATTTGATGGTTTCAGTAACATCAGCTTTACTGCCTCTTATTTTATCTAGACAGATCAGCAGTCCTCCCACAGCGATCTGTAATAACTAAGCCCCATCATCAGCTTCTGCTTTCACACCAAAATACGTTACTCGAGACAGCCAGTTGCTTACCAGGCTCATTGGACATGGCTGACCAAGTGAGGTACATGGTGTAGAGCGTGATCACAGAGGACTGGAGGAGGCCAGAGTAAGTGTGATGTTCCTGTTCAAAGACACAACAGCAAGCCAAGGTCAAAAGGGCAAGTTTTACCTATAGTTGGATAGTTTTACCCTGATGCCACACATTCAACAGTTATCAGCatgcaaaactttatttttcagaaatgctttgggCTTTGTTCTATGTTTAAAAGACGGGAAGGAAATCCTTACAGTAATACAATTTGTGCAGTGagcaactgaaacacagaagtaaTAAGCAAACCAAATCCAGTTTTTCTGCACCCAGGACTCAGTTATGGGTTCTTACTGAGTTAATCCCAACTTCCTAAACAGTTACATAGAAACAAATGTAGCATGTGATTTATTTGAGCAATACCAGTTCAGAATCAAGTAACATGCAAGCTTCCTCTCATATAAAACACGCTTAACTGTAATTTCAAAGCCACAGTATTAAACCAATAAATTCCCagcttattttgcttttccctaACGGGTTTCTCTGTTCTGCCAGAACCTTCACCACTAAAACCACACCAGCAGTCCCCCACATGGAAACAAAGTCCAAAACTATGTTAGCCAAAAAAAGCCTATCTTAAGGAAATACGTCACTACATAATGCAGTGGTTTCagagcaagattattttttttcaaatgttccaGGCTAGCATAGCTACGATAGCCAAATTTTAAAGTTCTTATGTCTGACTGAATAGGTACTacatctttcttccttccctgctttGTATGTCAGAAGAGAAtggcagagaaaaataatacCTGAACTTTTGGAAGGACAGAAACAATGGAGACAGCAATGCACAGGATGATATTAATGCCTATGAAGAACTTGTTCTCAGTGCAGTCATCAGGCTTTGTGTAGaagatacagaaaagcacaaCAAAAACCAGTGACAAGGCATAGAACAAGCTTGTAcaggacagcagagctggagggaaaaaaaattaactgttagAATATGCATGTAGTTTAACAGTACATCTAAGTTGATTTAATGACCAGCTACCACTGTAATGAGACAGTCCCTTCTCCTCACTTGGAAGTCTAGTTCAGAAAACCAGACTAGCAGAATGCATTTTTATTAGGTAAGGCTAAATTTCTCACTAAGCAGCATAGCTCGGAGGAAAGCCAGCGCTGCCATCAGGGGAATAAGACCTGCCTTTCAGCAGCAGTTTAATTGGTTTAACTGATGTCAAGCCACGGTGTCAAAATGAGAATGCTTTGTGCATACTTCTCATGGGCTATTTATAAGCCCTGCATTCGCCCTTCTACGCCTGAGGACActcattttcatttccattctgCTGTGTTCTTTATAAGAAGCTAAGAAATGCTGTTACAGCATTCATAGCTATGAGCAAAGAACTACAACAATTAGCACTTTGTAATTTAGTGGTCAGCTTGGGACCATGCActgaggcatgttttgtgttgtgCTGCAGCCACTGTCATTGACATAACTGACTTCCTGAGGACCTCGGGAGGGGAGGTGGCAAAGCCAAGTTAGAGCTGAAGAGATCCAGGCTGCTGTCTCTGCACTCGCACCACAAACTAGACAAGTGGTGTTTATTATGACTGTCGGATCTGCTAATCACAAGCCTAAAACATTGTGCATTTcatttaatgaaggaaaaaaagcaacacagcagCTATTAATTCCAAATATTTACAGTAGTGACTCAAGGAGACTTGAGAAGGAGTGCAATTCTAGGTATGTTTGCAAACTAGTAAGTGATATTCTGCAGAGTATTGGCCagcagaaacaaatcctttacagGTTAAGATTCGTACCTGCATACCAACATTTAGAATTTCCCTCCTCCATTCTCTTAACCCAGCTCTCATTCCAGGAGTGAGCAAAGTCCACAAGAAGCACCAACTGGATAAGAATAAAGACAACAGCTCCACAAACACCAATACCAAACCAAACTAGAAATGGGAGCAAGAAAAACAGGGTTAGCTTTCATCATTTCCATGCTACCCtagtttcataaaaataaaaagctcctAATTATACTGCaggcaaacaatgaaaaaatctgaaattccATTTAGAAATGCAGATGCTGTTAATCACTTTGGCTTCCATCCTGCAGAAGCATGCAAGATGTCCCAGCTATTGAAGGGTGCAGCTTATGCTAGTCAAGCTGAGCATGGGAATGTTGAGTCCAACGCGTTTCCAGAATGAAGGCAAGATCTAACACAAGACACCTTTGTGTACATAAGTACCATCATGTCACATTTCTCTGAGATCAACCACCCTTTCAAGTTCCTGTGATGTGGCCAGACAGTAAAGGTTTCTTGCACAGATTTCTCAGAGACTCTAGGGAAGTATTTAGCACTTGTCAGTGTTCTGAGCTGCCTCTAAAGAGTGTCAGAAGACTCAGCCCAGTAACCACTGTGTCACGGAGTACCTAATTATTAATACATGACACTTCTGCACTTGAAAAAAGATTGCTTATTCCCCTAACTTCAGTTGGTCACCAAAATACTGGATGAACCAAGATACTCTAACGAAGTAGGACAGGATCTGTGTCTTCTAGAAGATAACTTTCACTATCGCAACTATAGCCTGGTAAGTCTGTGACAAGGTTTATTAAACACAATTCCATGATGACATATTTACTGTACCTCTTGTGAATGGCCCTTCAGGAATGTAAAACGCTCCAACCATGATACCCACAATGGCAGCTACTTTGAAGAACCAGAACCTTTAAAAGAAGATATAAGTTGAAAATATTGGTCTTACTTTGCACACAATACTCGTTTTACATGATCTGCAAGCAGCTTGCTGTACAAAGATGAGTATCtaacagaaatttaaagaaaaaaataattgtgttcaGTGGGATTACAGATAACGATGTTCACCAAATCAGGGGGAGAGGGTGAAGCAATACATCGGAGACATGGACTGACAGAAACCTCAAAGTTCATCAAAGGCGAATACAGAGCATTGCACCTGCGACAGAAAAACCCCATGCAACAGGACGGACTGAGGGAGGACTAGCTAGGAAGCTTTGCTGAAAGAGGAACTCTTGCTCCAAGAAATGGAACGCGAGTCAGCAGCTTGTCCGTGCAGGGAAGAAGGCTAACTCTGcgctgttcagcttggagaaggtaAAAGGGAGATCCGATTGATGCTTTCAACTGCCTAAAAGAAAGgtgtggagaaaacaaaaccagactcttCCTGCAGgtgcacagtgaaaggacaagagccAACATATGCAAGCTGCAAAAAGAGAAACTACCACTAGATATTGCAAAAAATTGCACAGGTTTCTGAGAGAGGTCAAAGCATCCCCATCCTTTGAGACATTCAAAATTCAACTAGACAAGGCTGTAAATAACCCACTCCATGTTGGTCCTACTCTGACCGGTGGTCGGatcagatgatctccaaaggtccctttcaaattAAATGACTCTATGATAATTCAGTCATCTAGCCCTGAATTAATCCACTTGAATCAGTGAATCAGAAACCAGTTTCTGCCGGATTACCAAGTCAGACTGGCCTAGTGAACATCCCAACGAGTGCTAGAATCAGTGCAAGGACAGTGATATAAACTAGCTGAAATCTAGCATCGCTGTGCAACACAGAGGGGTGCCCAGAGCACGGCCTTTTCGGTTACCCAACCTCAGAGCATTACCACTACACTGAACACATTACATAAATAGAAAGCTTTTTAGGAGACTAAAGTGTTACCAGGTATTCAGTTGAAAAGAGACCTGTGGCTGTCAATGTATGCATAAACAATTCACCACCATGTTCAGCAAAGAAACTTGAGAGAAGAAATAAGCTGGAAGACCAGGCAGCTGGCTCACACACATACCCATTGTGTACCGAGGCTCTTGGAT
Proteins encoded in this region:
- the SERINC3 gene encoding serine incorporator 3 — translated: MGAALGVCSLASWIPCLCSGASCLLCRCCPNSKNSTVTRLIYAFLLFLSTVLACIMLAPGMEQQLKKIPGFCDEGLHTRIPHMNGFVSCDVFVGYRAVYRISFAMAVFFFLLSLLMIQVKTSNDPRASVHNGFWFFKVAAIVGIMVGAFYIPEGPFTRVWFGIGVCGAVVFILIQLVLLVDFAHSWNESWVKRMEEGNSKCWYAALLSCTSLFYALSLVFVVLFCIFYTKPDDCTENKFFIGINIILCIAVSIVSVLPKVQEHHTYSGLLQSSVITLYTMYLTWSAMSNEPERSCNPSLLNIIIQIAAPTVAPANATVVPATPAPPKSLQWWDAQSVVGLIIFVLCLLYSSIRSSSNSQVNKLTLSGSDSAFLEETVGTGSGAAEEEVRRVTDNEKDGVQYNYTFFHFMLCLASLYIMMTLTNWYSPDADFKTMTSTWPAVWMKITSSWLCLLLYFWTLVAPLVLTNRDFS